The following coding sequences lie in one Bartonella sp. DGB1 genomic window:
- a CDS encoding F0F1 ATP synthase subunit gamma produces MASLKELRDRIISVKGTQKITRAMQMVAAAKLRKAKDRAENARPYAQKIYQLVSQLSSTVESSEAPKLLTGNGKDQTHLLVVCTADRGLCGPFNSQIVRFAEHKIKELLAQGRSVKIITVGKKGAELLKKNYSKLIIEELTFRQVKQLDYQQAAEITAIIVKLFNNNQFDVCQLFYSHFYSVLHQEPTVMPIIPLVNDVNLEQKRDNQQQLDKQQSQAININYEYEPNPIKVLNDLVPRNISAQIFSALLENVAGEMGAKMRAMDNATRNAGDMISRLSVTYNRQRQAKITTELIEIISGAEAL; encoded by the coding sequence ATGGCTTCGCTTAAGGAATTAAGAGATAGAATTATTTCTGTTAAAGGCACTCAGAAAATTACACGTGCAATGCAGATGGTCGCCGCGGCAAAGCTACGTAAAGCGAAGGATCGTGCTGAAAATGCACGCCCTTATGCACAGAAAATATATCAATTGGTATCGCAGCTTAGTAGCACTGTCGAAAGTTCAGAAGCGCCAAAATTATTAACGGGAAATGGTAAAGATCAAACTCATTTATTGGTAGTCTGTACTGCTGATAGAGGTTTGTGTGGTCCTTTTAATAGTCAGATAGTTCGTTTTGCAGAACATAAAATTAAGGAATTATTAGCTCAGGGTCGATCTGTTAAAATTATAACAGTTGGTAAAAAAGGTGCTGAGTTACTTAAGAAAAATTATTCTAAGTTAATAATTGAAGAATTAACTTTTAGACAGGTAAAACAGTTGGATTATCAACAAGCTGCTGAAATAACAGCTATTATTGTAAAATTATTTAATAATAATCAGTTTGATGTTTGTCAGTTATTTTATTCACATTTCTATTCTGTTTTACATCAAGAACCTACGGTAATGCCAATTATTCCTCTTGTTAATGATGTTAACTTAGAACAGAAACGAGATAATCAACAGCAATTAGATAAGCAGCAATCGCAAGCGATAAATATTAATTATGAATATGAGCCAAATCCAATAAAAGTATTAAATGATTTAGTGCCACGTAATATTTCAGCACAAATCTTTAGTGCTTTATTAGAAAATGTTGCAGGCGAAATGGGGGCTAAGATGCGTGCAATGGATAATGCTACACGTAATGCTGGTGATATGATAAGTAGATTATCAGTAACTTATAATCGTCAACGACAAGCAAAAATTACAACAGAACTAATAGAGATAATTTCGGGTGCAGAAGCACTTTAA
- the atpA gene encoding F0F1 ATP synthase subunit alpha — MDINPSEITRILKKNLQDFGGEIDISEVGEVLSVGDGIARVYGLEGVQAGEMVEFSSGVRGMALNLESSNVGVVVFGNDREIREGDTVKRTGNIVEVPVGKALLGRVVDALGNPIDGKGPINATEYRRVDVKAPGILPRKSVHEPMSTGLKAIDALIPIGRGQRELVIGDRQTGKTAIVLDSFLNQKTLNETASESEKLYCVYVAIGQKRSTVAQFVKILEERGALEYSIIVAATASDPAPLQFLAPFSGCAMGEYFRDNGMHALIAYDDLSKQAVAYRQMSLLLRRPPGREAYPGDVFYLHSRLLERAAKLNEDHGAGSLTALPIIETQANDVSAYIPTNVISITDGQIFLETNLFYQGIRPAVNVGLSVSRVGSAAQTKAMKQVAGSIKGELAQYREMAAFSQFGSDLDPVTQKLLNRGARLTELLKQPQFSPLKMEEQVAVLFAGVNGYLDVIAVNDVERYEKGLLAYLRNEQQELLSAIATEKQLSDVNKDKLKQILDDFSKKFV, encoded by the coding sequence ATGGATATAAACCCGTCGGAAATTACTAGAATTTTGAAAAAGAATCTTCAGGATTTTGGTGGAGAAATAGATATTTCTGAAGTAGGAGAAGTACTTTCTGTTGGCGATGGTATTGCTCGTGTCTATGGTTTAGAAGGGGTTCAAGCTGGTGAGATGGTTGAATTCTCAAGCGGCGTTCGCGGTATGGCGTTGAACCTTGAATCTTCAAATGTAGGTGTGGTTGTCTTTGGTAATGATAGAGAAATCCGTGAAGGTGATACGGTAAAACGTACTGGTAATATTGTAGAGGTACCAGTAGGTAAAGCTTTGTTAGGACGTGTTGTTGATGCTTTGGGTAATCCTATTGATGGTAAAGGTCCTATAAATGCTACTGAATATCGTCGCGTAGATGTTAAGGCTCCTGGTATTTTACCAAGAAAATCAGTGCATGAGCCAATGTCTACAGGTTTGAAAGCAATTGATGCTTTAATTCCTATCGGTAGAGGACAGCGTGAGCTAGTAATTGGTGATCGTCAAACAGGTAAAACAGCTATTGTTTTAGATAGTTTTTTAAACCAAAAAACTTTAAATGAAACAGCATCAGAGTCTGAAAAATTATATTGTGTCTATGTAGCGATAGGACAAAAAAGATCCACGGTTGCGCAATTTGTAAAAATATTAGAAGAACGTGGTGCGTTAGAATATTCTATTATTGTTGCTGCTACCGCTTCTGATCCTGCTCCTTTACAATTCTTAGCTCCATTTAGCGGTTGTGCTATGGGTGAATATTTCCGTGATAATGGAATGCATGCTTTGATAGCTTATGATGATCTTTCTAAACAAGCGGTTGCTTATCGTCAGATGTCATTATTGCTACGTCGTCCTCCTGGTCGTGAAGCTTATCCTGGTGATGTTTTTTATCTTCATTCACGTTTATTAGAGCGTGCAGCTAAGTTGAATGAAGATCATGGTGCAGGTTCATTAACAGCGTTACCTATCATTGAAACACAAGCTAATGATGTATCTGCTTACATTCCTACTAACGTTATTTCTATTACAGATGGTCAGATATTTTTAGAAACAAATTTATTCTATCAAGGTATTCGCCCTGCTGTTAACGTGGGTCTGTCGGTTTCTCGTGTAGGTTCAGCGGCTCAGACTAAAGCTATGAAACAAGTGGCTGGGTCAATTAAAGGTGAGTTGGCTCAATATAGAGAGATGGCTGCTTTTTCACAATTTGGTTCTGATTTAGATCCAGTAACACAAAAATTATTAAATAGAGGTGCCCGTTTAACTGAATTGTTAAAACAACCACAATTTTCTCCCTTAAAAATGGAGGAGCAGGTTGCAGTATTATTTGCAGGTGTTAACGGATATCTTGATGTTATTGCAGTTAATGACGTAGAAAGATATGAAAAAGGATTATTAGCTTATTTGCGTAATGAACAGCAGGAACTCCTTTCTGCTATTGCTACTGAAAAGCAATTGTCTGATGTTAATAAGGATAAATTAAAACAAATTCTCGATGATTTTTCTAAGAAATTTGTTTAA
- the atpH gene encoding ATP synthase F1 subunit delta: MAQNSLLMSVAVSRYARVLFEVAKACNELFTVEKILQSFSESFAKSADFKNFVNNPKITPDIQRNFFKSILAVNDNPNNIAEKIVLNYFELLIAQHRLNLFIDIFAKFKQMAARYNNIVTVTVTTAVALSDEEREEIVNIFTESEGKKIALDEQINPKILGGVIINIGSRQINTSLSYKLNSIKQALKEVG, translated from the coding sequence GTGGCACAAAATTCGTTATTAATGTCAGTAGCTGTTTCTCGCTATGCGCGTGTGCTGTTTGAAGTAGCTAAAGCATGTAATGAATTATTTACGGTGGAGAAAATCTTACAAAGTTTCTCCGAATCATTTGCTAAATCTGCTGATTTTAAGAATTTTGTTAATAATCCTAAGATTACACCTGATATTCAACGAAACTTTTTCAAGAGTATTTTGGCGGTTAATGATAATCCTAATAATATAGCAGAAAAAATAGTGCTTAATTATTTTGAGTTATTAATCGCGCAGCATAGATTAAACTTATTCATTGATATATTTGCTAAATTTAAACAGATGGCAGCTCGTTACAATAATATAGTAACTGTAACGGTTACAACAGCTGTAGCTTTGTCTGATGAAGAACGTGAAGAAATAGTAAATATTTTTACGGAGTCTGAAGGTAAAAAAATAGCTTTAGATGAACAAATAAACCCTAAAATATTAGGAGGGGTAATTATAAATATTGGTTCTCGCCAAATAAATACTTCTCTTAGTTATAAATTAAATTCGATTAAACAGGCATTGAAAGAGGTTGGCTGA